In Chitinophagales bacterium, one DNA window encodes the following:
- a CDS encoding C40 family peptidase produces the protein MNFAICDLSVIPLRAETSEKSEMISQILFGEVMEVQERAKQWLRIRSYWDSYDGWIDEKQVQPITLKTFRELTAAPNSCTIDTTGIAQSKFRSLQLLTGSSLPFYRDGSFRINEEEFTYNGRVADPASPGASEQIPAFARSFLNTPYLWGGRSVFGIDCSGFTNVVFKLAGIQLRRDAWQQSEQGVLISFIDQARAGDLAFFQNEEGRINHVGIILENQQIIHASGRVRIDTIDHYGIFQEEQKKYSHQLRLIKRMIS, from the coding sequence TTGAATTTTGCCATTTGTGATTTGTCGGTAATTCCCCTGCGCGCGGAAACTTCTGAAAAGAGCGAGATGATTTCTCAGATCCTTTTTGGTGAAGTGATGGAAGTGCAGGAACGTGCGAAGCAATGGCTGCGTATCCGCTCCTACTGGGACAGTTACGACGGCTGGATTGATGAAAAACAGGTACAGCCCATCACACTGAAAACTTTCAGGGAACTGACAGCAGCACCCAATTCCTGCACCATTGATACCACCGGCATTGCGCAAAGCAAATTCCGGTCGTTGCAGCTGCTGACCGGCAGTTCCTTACCCTTTTACCGCGATGGCAGTTTCAGGATCAATGAAGAAGAATTTACTTACAACGGACGGGTGGCTGATCCTGCATCACCCGGTGCGTCTGAACAAATACCCGCATTTGCCCGCAGCTTTCTCAATACACCCTATCTGTGGGGTGGCAGATCAGTCTTCGGCATTGACTGTTCCGGTTTTACCAATGTGGTGTTCAAGCTCGCAGGAATACAGCTTCGCCGCGATGCATGGCAACAGAGTGAGCAAGGGGTATTAATCAGCTTCATCGATCAGGCACGTGCCGGAGACCTTGCATTTTTTCAAAATGAAGAAGGAAGAATTAATCATGTAGGCATTATCCTGGAAAATCAACAGATCATTCATGCTTCCGGCCGTGTAAGGATTGATACGATTGATCATTATGGCATCTTCCAAGAAGAACAAAAGAAGTATTCCCATCAGCTGAGGCTGATAAAAAGAATGATCAGCTGA
- a CDS encoding C40 family peptidase, whose translation MPHLILCQLNSSKTFLLSMIVLMLLASCSTQKKTAASKPDASRSINKPPPSGLSGKARELDAINAARLVAYQEKYQGVLGSQTAVNNLALFDFIDEWMYTPYQYGGNSKSGIDCSRLSILLLQEVYHKSVTGSSADISRQTEPVAKNKLKEGDLVFFDINSDEVSHMGVYLANDKFIHSTAKAGVIISDLNDAYYSKYFTGGGRVKQ comes from the coding sequence GTGCCGCATTTAATACTTTGTCAGCTGAACAGTAGCAAGACCTTCCTGCTCTCAATGATCGTGCTGATGCTGCTGGCTTCCTGCAGCACACAAAAGAAGACTGCCGCTTCAAAGCCTGATGCATCAAGGTCAATCAATAAACCACCTCCTTCCGGCCTTAGCGGAAAAGCCCGTGAGCTTGATGCCATAAACGCCGCAAGGCTGGTTGCTTACCAGGAAAAATACCAGGGAGTGCTGGGATCGCAGACTGCCGTAAATAACCTTGCACTCTTCGACTTTATTGACGAATGGATGTATACGCCTTACCAGTATGGCGGCAATTCAAAATCAGGGATCGATTGCTCGAGGCTGTCTATTTTGTTGCTGCAGGAAGTGTATCATAAATCCGTTACCGGCAGTTCCGCCGACATTTCAAGGCAGACGGAACCCGTCGCAAAAAACAAACTTAAAGAAGGGGATCTTGTATTCTTCGATATCAACAGTGATGAAGTGAGTCACATGGGAGTGTACCTTGCAAATGACAAGTTTATTCACTCCACCGCGAAGGCTGGTGTGATCATCAGTGATCTGAATGATGCCTATTATAGCAAATATTTCACCGGAGGTGGAAGGGTGAAACAATGA
- a CDS encoding ABC transporter permease, with protein MKISYFIARRLAFSTGKSFSRLIVRVAVTAVALSVAVMIVAGAIVNGFQQEISEKVFGFWGHITVRSMEQGRSYGEIPISVSQPFYPKLEKVPGIRHIQVFATKAGILKTNKEIEGIVLRGIANDFDWTFLKNYLVEGKILLAGDSAARRQIMISRTTAGRLNLKVGDDVIVYFVQQPMRYRKLTVAGIYKTGLDEYDRLYAIVDIALLQKINNWTSSEVGGFEIFINNVSELDRMGALINSEYIGQELEAKTMKQVNPNLFDWLDLQTMNEIVIILLMILVAIINMTTVLLILILERTNMIGILKSLGASDWMIRRIFLYHAAYITGLGLLLGNIFGIGLCLAQKYLQIITLPEESYYVSVAPVLMDPVYILAINAGTMLICLLTLIIPSYLVARITPVKAIRFK; from the coding sequence ATGAAGATATCCTATTTTATTGCGCGGCGACTGGCATTTTCAACCGGCAAATCTTTTTCACGGCTTATTGTTCGTGTGGCAGTAACTGCAGTGGCACTAAGTGTGGCGGTTATGATTGTGGCAGGAGCAATAGTGAATGGATTTCAGCAGGAAATAAGTGAGAAGGTATTTGGATTCTGGGGACATATAACGGTCAGGAGCATGGAACAGGGCAGGTCGTATGGCGAAATTCCCATTTCAGTCAGTCAGCCATTTTATCCGAAACTGGAAAAAGTACCCGGTATCCGGCATATTCAGGTGTTTGCCACAAAAGCAGGTATCCTGAAAACAAATAAGGAAATCGAAGGCATCGTACTGCGTGGCATTGCAAACGATTTCGACTGGACATTTCTGAAAAATTACCTCGTGGAAGGAAAAATACTCCTTGCAGGTGATTCCGCTGCACGCAGGCAGATCATGATTTCCAGGACTACTGCCGGCCGGTTAAACCTGAAAGTGGGCGATGATGTGATTGTATATTTTGTACAACAGCCGATGCGTTACCGGAAACTCACTGTCGCCGGAATCTATAAAACAGGACTTGATGAGTATGACCGTCTTTATGCTATTGTAGATATAGCCTTACTGCAGAAAATAAATAACTGGACAAGCAGTGAAGTAGGCGGCTTTGAAATCTTTATCAATAACGTCAGTGAACTGGACAGGATGGGAGCCCTGATCAACAGCGAATACATTGGGCAGGAACTGGAAGCGAAGACAATGAAGCAGGTGAATCCAAATTTATTCGACTGGCTTGACCTTCAGACGATGAATGAGATTGTGATCATACTGCTTATGATACTCGTGGCGATAATTAATATGACCACCGTTCTGCTCATCCTTATTCTTGAACGAACCAACATGATTGGTATCCTGAAATCTCTTGGAGCTTCAGATTGGATGATCCGCAGGATATTCCTGTATCACGCTGCCTATATCACCGGCCTTGGCCTGTTGCTGGGAAATATTTTCGGCATCGGTTTATGCCTTGCGCAGAAATACCTGCAGATCATCACCCTGCCGGAGGAATCCTACTATGTATCCGTGGCACCTGTGCTGATGGATCCGGTTTATATACTGGCTATCAATGCCGGAACAATGCTCATCTGCCTGCTGACGCTGATTATACCTTCATACCTTGTGGCCCGCATAACACCCGTGAAAGCCATTCGCTTCAAGTAA
- a CDS encoding sulfatase-like hydrolase/transferase, with protein MISTVSAQSPVQLSDIGPSSAIVTWKGSDNNNEAIRYRKTGTTEWVMVNTGVQTVYKIINLKPKTQYEIQAKVKSINGQEEWSASEKLLTIGRPNLLVIMADDGRYDNYTVNGGPDFFPSPNINSIAEEGANFKYCFPALSLCSPSRASLVTGTYPHHHGVFGNAVIDTMLLPTVATILHDSGYYVGLVGKYGFDKWPIAGYDYWLQSASDPYTNVIYDTPTGQQFIPGHKTNVFTNGAKDFLSSVPNDKPFCLFLFHKAPHVPLDPRPDDTTLFLTDTMPFPDDFYAYTEAFPSYLYDCHAFVNNTDTLAYEWLKYYQLLAGIDWSVGTILTKLENQGKLDSTLIMYTSDNGLLKGEHLLRGKQIPQDESMRLPMFIRYPAWFAPNTKITDEMVMNIDIAPTLIDAAGFNNPAQMDGWSIHDITTGVKHRKQFMYEFYNKEECTPTLHAVRSFEYKYVFNSCDNVVEEFYDLINDSLETYNKINIPSYQPLIQLYRLKLDSMRKFYGDTILLDTVINCELYNGIETEGDEEQESGILYATVFPNPAHDLLNINWSYVYAPETEVTISDITGRMIFHRTFRPGEERSLSVNTGDWANGVYVIAIDAGNEQKRLKFIRD; from the coding sequence TTGATTTCAACAGTTTCAGCACAAAGCCCGGTTCAGCTATCGGATATCGGACCTTCCTCCGCCATAGTTACCTGGAAAGGAAGCGATAATAATAATGAAGCAATAAGATACCGGAAAACCGGCACCACTGAATGGGTTATGGTAAATACCGGTGTTCAGACCGTTTACAAGATTATCAACCTTAAACCGAAGACGCAATATGAAATTCAGGCTAAGGTAAAAAGTATCAATGGGCAGGAAGAATGGTCGGCCAGTGAAAAACTGCTGACCATCGGCAGGCCGAACCTCCTCGTGATCATGGCTGATGATGGCCGCTACGATAATTACACGGTGAATGGCGGCCCTGATTTCTTTCCTTCACCCAATATCAACAGCATAGCCGAAGAAGGTGCCAATTTTAAGTATTGCTTCCCGGCATTATCACTCTGTTCACCCAGCCGTGCTTCTCTTGTCACCGGCACCTACCCACATCATCATGGTGTATTTGGCAATGCCGTTATTGACACGATGCTTTTGCCAACAGTGGCAACGATTTTACATGACTCCGGATATTACGTAGGGTTGGTGGGCAAATACGGTTTTGACAAATGGCCCATAGCCGGATATGATTACTGGCTCCAATCAGCAAGCGATCCTTATACCAATGTTATCTATGATACACCAACAGGCCAGCAGTTTATTCCTGGTCATAAGACCAATGTTTTCACCAATGGTGCAAAGGATTTCCTGAGCTCGGTTCCGAATGACAAACCATTTTGCCTTTTCCTTTTTCATAAAGCACCGCATGTGCCGCTGGATCCACGCCCCGATGATACTACTTTGTTTCTTACAGATACTATGCCTTTCCCAGATGATTTTTATGCATATACGGAGGCATTTCCCAGTTACCTGTATGATTGCCATGCATTTGTTAATAATACTGACACCCTTGCCTATGAATGGCTTAAATACTATCAGCTGCTGGCCGGTATTGACTGGAGTGTTGGCACTATTTTAACAAAGCTGGAAAACCAGGGGAAACTCGACAGCACATTAATCATGTATACCAGTGACAATGGTTTGCTGAAGGGTGAACACCTGTTGCGTGGCAAACAGATTCCACAGGATGAATCAATGCGATTGCCCATGTTTATCCGGTATCCTGCATGGTTTGCGCCGAATACAAAAATTACTGATGAGATGGTCATGAATATTGACATTGCACCTACCCTCATTGATGCAGCCGGATTTAATAATCCGGCACAGATGGATGGCTGGTCTATTCATGACATTACTACCGGCGTGAAGCACCGCAAACAGTTTATGTATGAATTTTATAACAAAGAAGAATGTACGCCTACCCTGCATGCCGTAAGGTCATTTGAGTACAAGTATGTTTTCAACTCCTGTGATAATGTTGTGGAGGAATTTTATGACCTCATCAACGATTCATTGGAAACCTACAATAAGATTAATATTCCATCTTATCAGCCATTGATTCAATTGTACCGACTGAAGCTGGATTCCATGCGTAAATTTTACGGTGATACTATCCTGCTGGATACCGTCATCAATTGCGAATTGTACAATGGCATAGAGACAGAGGGTGATGAGGAACAAGAATCGGGAATACTCTATGCCACCGTCTTCCCTAATCCTGCGCATGATCTGCTCAATATCAACTGGTCGTATGTTTATGCACCGGAAACGGAGGTGACTATCAGTGACATCACCGGCAGGATGATCTTTCACCGGACGTTCCGGCCGGGTGAAGAAAGATCGTTATCAGTCAATACAGGCGATTGGGCTAATGGTGTCTATGTAATTGCAATTGATGCCGGCAACGAGCAAAAACGATTGAAGTTTATCAGGGATTAA
- a CDS encoding translation initiation factor has protein sequence MSNKNKHFKGVVYSTDPGYQYQLREAGESQTLPGSRQNLRIRIEKNHRGGKTVTVVDGFTGHTDDLEILGQQLKKKCGVGGSVKDGLILMQGDLKERLVKMLIEMGYNAK, from the coding sequence ATGTCAAATAAAAATAAACATTTCAAGGGAGTAGTTTACTCTACCGATCCCGGGTATCAATATCAGCTGCGTGAAGCCGGAGAATCACAGACATTACCGGGCAGCCGGCAAAACCTGAGGATAAGAATAGAAAAGAATCACAGGGGTGGCAAAACAGTTACCGTTGTTGACGGATTTACCGGCCACACAGATGATCTGGAGATACTTGGTCAGCAACTTAAAAAGAAATGCGGTGTGGGCGGCAGCGTGAAAGACGGATTGATTCTTATGCAGGGTGACCTGAAAGAACGGTTAGTAAAAATGCTGATTGAAATGGGTTATAATGCCAAATGA
- a CDS encoding DUF4783 domain-containing protein, whose translation MRGTLLLLILALPVAVYSNFDIIDNIANAIRGGNAKEVAKYFDSNVEITILDKEAVYSKVQAEMVLRDFFSKNPVQSFEVVHRGNSGEGSSYGIGPMKSANQSFRVYFYVKQKGAVSSIQEMRFEKQH comes from the coding sequence ATGAGAGGAACACTACTGCTGTTGATTCTTGCTCTTCCTGTTGCCGTTTATTCCAATTTTGATATCATCGACAATATCGCCAACGCCATCAGGGGCGGGAATGCAAAGGAAGTGGCGAAATATTTTGATTCGAATGTTGAAATCACCATACTCGACAAAGAGGCGGTGTACAGCAAAGTGCAGGCGGAAATGGTGCTCCGTGATTTTTTCTCCAAAAATCCTGTTCAGTCATTTGAAGTGGTACACCGTGGAAATTCCGGTGAGGGCTCATCTTATGGCATCGGGCCAATGAAATCAGCCAATCAATCTTTCAGGGTATATTTTTATGTTAAACAGAAAGGTGCTGTTTCATCCATTCAGGAAATGAGATTTGAAAAACAGCACTAG
- the gpmI gene encoding 2,3-bisphosphoglycerate-independent phosphoglycerate mutase, producing MKKMMLIIMDGWGHGAHPASDAIYQADVPFVKSLYAKYPHCELTTCGEAVGLPEGQMGNSEVGHMNIGAGRIVYQELMRINKAIESRALYSNEALLASVQYAKNQDKPLHLIGLVSDGGVHSHISHLMALCDIAREQGLKQVYIHAFTDGRDTDPQSGLGFLESLQEHLDQSTGQIASVTGRYYAMDRDNRWQRVKLAYDALVNGTGEKSTNIIESIRKSYSENVTDEFIKPIIKTNNNGEPLATIKDGDAVICFNFRTDRCREITRALTQEDFPEFSMKKLSLHYTTMTIYDQTFEKVNHIFSNDNLNNTLGEVLSVKGCTQLRMAETEKYPHVTFFFNGGRESPFKGEHRFMVPSPKVATYDLQPEMSAIAVKDLLISKLREIAPDFICINFANADMVGHTGVMPAVKKAVETVDRCVKEVTEVALAMDYSILLTADHGNADYMINDDGSPNTAHTLNPVPLFLLMNASPLTIKDGKLGDLAPTILTIMGISIPSEMTGDVLVKHA from the coding sequence ATGAAAAAAATGATGCTTATTATTATGGATGGATGGGGCCATGGGGCGCATCCGGCAAGTGATGCGATTTACCAGGCTGATGTACCCTTTGTCAAAAGTCTCTATGCAAAGTATCCGCATTGCGAACTGACCACATGCGGTGAAGCTGTCGGGTTGCCCGAAGGACAGATGGGAAACTCCGAGGTTGGCCATATGAATATCGGTGCCGGCCGTATCGTTTACCAGGAACTGATGCGCATCAATAAAGCAATAGAAAGCAGGGCTTTGTATTCAAATGAAGCATTACTGGCATCTGTGCAATATGCAAAGAATCAAGACAAGCCACTGCATTTGATAGGCCTGGTATCAGATGGCGGAGTGCATTCACATATCAGTCATTTGATGGCATTATGTGATATCGCCCGGGAACAAGGGCTGAAGCAAGTGTATATTCATGCCTTTACCGATGGACGTGATACAGATCCGCAAAGCGGGCTTGGTTTCCTGGAGTCTCTGCAAGAGCATCTTGATCAAAGTACCGGGCAGATAGCATCGGTAACGGGCCGTTATTATGCAATGGATCGCGATAACCGCTGGCAACGTGTTAAGCTGGCCTATGATGCATTGGTGAACGGAACAGGAGAAAAATCAACCAACATCATTGAGAGCATCAGGAAATCATATTCGGAGAATGTAACCGATGAATTCATCAAGCCGATTATTAAAACAAATAACAATGGCGAACCGCTTGCAACCATCAAAGACGGGGATGCCGTGATCTGTTTTAACTTCAGGACAGACCGTTGCAGGGAAATTACCCGTGCGCTGACGCAGGAAGATTTTCCGGAGTTCTCGATGAAGAAACTTTCATTGCACTATACCACTATGACTATCTACGATCAGACTTTTGAGAAGGTGAACCATATCTTTTCAAATGATAATCTGAATAATACGCTTGGTGAAGTATTGTCGGTGAAAGGATGCACGCAGTTGCGTATGGCGGAAACGGAAAAATATCCTCATGTCACTTTCTTTTTTAACGGCGGAAGGGAATCACCTTTTAAGGGTGAACACCGGTTTATGGTGCCTTCACCCAAAGTGGCAACATATGACCTGCAGCCTGAAATGAGTGCCATAGCAGTAAAGGATCTCCTGATTTCGAAACTCAGAGAAATTGCACCTGATTTCATTTGCATCAATTTTGCCAATGCTGATATGGTTGGGCATACCGGCGTGATGCCTGCTGTGAAGAAAGCGGTTGAAACCGTGGATCGTTGTGTGAAAGAGGTAACAGAAGTCGCGCTGGCAATGGATTATTCCATTTTGCTTACTGCCGATCATGGCAATGCAGATTATATGATCAATGATGATGGCAGCCCCAATACCGCGCATACACTCAATCCTGTGCCGCTGTTTTTGCTCATGAATGCTTCACCGCTGACAATAAAAGACGGCAAACTAGGTGATCTTGCGCCAACTATCCTGACCATCATGGGCATTTCCATCCCTTCTGAAATGACAGGAGATGTACTGGTGAAACACGCTTAA
- a CDS encoding NAD(P)H-hydrate dehydratase gives MIKILSATQIKEADQYTIEHEPVLSVDLMERAAEAFTSVFVSSYSVESSVYLFCGFGNNGGDGLAIARLLQQKNYRTTVYLLAGDQQYSPDLQVNLSRLQQIDASAVHTITDEADFPAIEHDAVIIDALFGSGLNRPLSGLPAKLVGYLNKQLCIRVAVDIPSGLFADRWSSGDVLMAHHTITFQQPKLSFLFPENAMTAGRLDIVSIGLHEGFLQAVTTDHFITEQKDIRMILMNRGKFDHKGKFGHAFIHAGSLEKMGAAILCGKACMRAGAGLTTLLAGETTVATLNIAIPEAMTMTLGTRHKKSINRDAFSAAGLGPGIGTGKSATTALLALMKNMTVPAVFDADALNIISRQKKGMRMLPVNSIITPHLKEFERLAGPTYNWQDRHELQLKLSKQHSIYIVLKGAYTCITTPEGISYFNPTGNPGMAKGGSGDVLTGIITGLLAQHYDQLNACLLGVYLHGLAGDLAMEKESEQSLLAGDIIASIGAAFNTLSAEQ, from the coding sequence GTGATCAAAATACTTTCTGCAACTCAGATAAAGGAAGCCGATCAATATACCATTGAACACGAACCTGTACTGAGCGTTGATCTGATGGAGCGTGCCGCTGAAGCATTTACAAGTGTGTTTGTATCATCCTATTCGGTGGAAAGCAGCGTTTATCTCTTCTGCGGATTTGGAAATAACGGTGGAGACGGCCTTGCCATTGCCCGGTTGTTACAGCAAAAAAATTACCGGACAACCGTTTATCTGCTTGCCGGCGACCAGCAATATTCCCCCGATCTGCAGGTAAACCTTTCTCGCCTGCAGCAAATTGATGCTTCAGCTGTACATACGATTACGGATGAGGCAGACTTCCCGGCAATAGAACATGATGCGGTGATTATCGACGCGCTGTTTGGATCAGGCCTCAACCGGCCCTTGTCAGGTCTGCCGGCAAAGCTTGTGGGTTATCTTAATAAACAGCTATGCATCCGTGTTGCTGTTGACATTCCAAGTGGTTTGTTTGCTGATCGCTGGAGTAGCGGCGATGTATTGATGGCGCATCATACGATTACCTTTCAACAACCGAAGCTGTCTTTTTTATTTCCGGAGAACGCAATGACAGCAGGCCGGCTTGATATCGTTTCCATCGGCTTGCACGAGGGCTTCCTGCAAGCCGTTACCACTGATCATTTTATTACCGAACAGAAGGACATTCGGATGATATTGATGAACCGCGGGAAGTTTGATCACAAAGGAAAATTCGGTCATGCATTTATTCATGCCGGAAGCCTGGAAAAGATGGGCGCGGCTATCCTCTGCGGAAAAGCATGCATGCGCGCCGGCGCAGGACTTACCACGCTACTGGCAGGTGAAACTACAGTAGCCACTCTCAACATCGCCATTCCGGAAGCGATGACTATGACGTTAGGCACCAGGCATAAAAAATCAATTAACCGGGATGCTTTCTCTGCTGCCGGTTTGGGGCCTGGGATTGGTACAGGAAAATCTGCCACCACTGCGCTGCTTGCATTAATGAAAAACATGACTGTTCCGGCAGTCTTTGATGCAGATGCCCTGAATATTATTTCAAGACAGAAGAAAGGCATGCGTATGCTTCCTGTCAACAGTATCATCACACCGCATCTCAAAGAATTTGAAAGGCTGGCAGGGCCCACTTACAACTGGCAAGACAGGCATGAGTTGCAATTGAAGCTTTCAAAACAACATTCCATTTACATTGTGCTGAAAGGAGCTTACACCTGCATTACCACACCTGAAGGCATCAGTTACTTTAATCCAACAGGCAATCCGGGAATGGCGAAAGGCGGCAGTGGCGACGTGCTCACAGGTATTATTACGGGCTTGCTGGCACAACATTATGATCAACTGAATGCCTGCCTCCTTGGCGTCTATCTGCATGGCTTAGCCGGTGATCTGGCTATGGAAAAGGAATCAGAACAATCTTTGCTCGCAGGTGATATCATTGCCTCCATTGGTGCCGCATTTAATACTTTGTCAGCTGAACAGTAG
- the purB gene encoding adenylosuccinate lyase, which produces MKLTPLTAISPVDGRYRDKISALSQYFSEYALIRYRILVEVEYFIALASQGIPALKTFDHNIVEDIRALYRHFTEADALRIKEIEKVTNHDVKAVEYFLREKFELMGCGAFVEYIHFGLTSQDINNTAIPQLLRDYLVQDYKQLLTQVTGLIKEKSLAWKNVAMLARTHGQPASPTILGKELYVFAERLMVQYEQLAAIPFSAKFGGATGNFNAHIVAFPDTDWKAFADLFVNQTLGLKRSQHTTQIEHYDNLAATFDALKRINTILIDLCRDVWLYISMDYFKQTIKAGEVGSSAMPHKVNPIDFENAEGNLGIANALFEHFSSKLPVSRLQRDLTDSTVLRNIGVPIAHTAIALQSILKGLNKLILNEAALQYDLDNNWAVVAEAIQTILRRENYPDPYNTLKELTRNNHKITKHDIDAFILTLNVSDAVKDELRKISPNNYTGTFTI; this is translated from the coding sequence ATGAAGCTCACACCGCTCACTGCCATTTCTCCTGTTGACGGCAGATACCGTGATAAGATCAGTGCACTGTCGCAATATTTTTCTGAATATGCACTTATCCGTTACCGTATACTGGTGGAAGTCGAATACTTTATTGCCTTGGCATCGCAGGGCATTCCCGCTCTGAAGACCTTTGATCATAATATTGTTGAAGACATACGTGCATTGTACAGGCATTTTACCGAAGCTGATGCCTTACGCATCAAGGAGATCGAAAAAGTCACTAATCACGATGTAAAAGCAGTGGAATATTTCCTGCGCGAAAAATTTGAGTTGATGGGATGTGGTGCATTTGTAGAATACATTCACTTCGGCCTCACCTCGCAGGACATCAACAATACGGCGATCCCGCAGCTGCTCAGAGACTACCTGGTACAGGATTACAAGCAATTGCTCACGCAGGTGACCGGGCTGATCAAAGAAAAATCACTGGCCTGGAAAAATGTGGCCATGCTGGCCCGGACACATGGTCAACCCGCTTCACCCACTATTTTGGGGAAAGAACTTTATGTATTTGCAGAACGGCTGATGGTGCAGTATGAACAACTGGCAGCGATACCGTTCTCAGCAAAATTCGGTGGTGCCACGGGCAACTTCAATGCGCATATTGTTGCTTTTCCGGATACAGACTGGAAGGCCTTCGCCGATTTATTTGTGAATCAGACGCTGGGCCTGAAGCGTTCACAGCATACTACGCAAATTGAACATTACGATAATCTTGCGGCCACCTTCGATGCGCTGAAGCGAATCAACACCATCCTGATTGATCTCTGCCGCGATGTATGGCTCTATATCTCCATGGATTATTTCAAGCAAACAATTAAAGCCGGTGAAGTCGGGTCGTCGGCTATGCCACATAAAGTAAATCCGATAGATTTTGAAAATGCTGAAGGAAACCTTGGCATCGCGAATGCCCTCTTTGAACATTTTTCTTCAAAACTACCGGTATCGAGGTTGCAGCGCGATCTGACGGATTCCACTGTATTGAGAAACATCGGTGTACCGATTGCACATACGGCTATTGCACTGCAATCGATCCTGAAAGGATTAAACAAATTGATTTTAAATGAAGCAGCCCTGCAATACGATCTCGACAACAACTGGGCGGTGGTGGCAGAAGCCATTCAAACCATCCTGCGACGGGAGAATTATCCTGACCCTTACAATACCCTTAAAGAATTAACACGCAATAACCATAAGATTACGAAGCATGATATAGATGCTTTTATTCTTACGCTGAATGTGAGTGATGCAGTAAAAGACGAACTGAGGAAGATAAGCCCGAATAACTATACCGGCACATTTACCATCTAG
- the nadC gene encoding carboxylating nicotinate-nucleotide diphosphorylase — translation MDWRQFIQKALEEDIREGDHTSLACIQEGASGRAQLHIKDEGILAGVELAQEIFLQLDPAIQQHILISDGSPVTRGQIAFELLGNARAILMGERLALNCMQRMSGIATLTREYVRKVEGTGTKILDTRKTTPLFRAAEKRAVQIGGGYNHRFGLFDMILIKDNHIDFAGGIAQAIHAVVKYQHAKQLNLKLEIEARSLKDVEVILATGHVDRIMLDNFTLDDTARAVAMINHKTETEASGGVTLQSVRDIASTGVDYISVGALTHSYRSLDLSLKAKIY, via the coding sequence GTGGATTGGCGTCAGTTTATTCAAAAGGCATTAGAAGAAGATATCAGGGAAGGTGATCATACTTCCCTTGCCTGCATACAAGAAGGCGCATCCGGAAGGGCGCAATTACACATAAAAGACGAAGGTATTCTTGCCGGCGTTGAACTGGCACAGGAGATATTTCTGCAACTCGATCCTGCCATTCAACAACACATATTGATCAGTGATGGCTCACCAGTGACCCGCGGCCAGATCGCTTTTGAACTGTTAGGAAATGCACGTGCCATACTCATGGGAGAACGATTGGCATTGAACTGTATGCAACGAATGAGTGGAATAGCAACGCTTACCCGTGAATATGTGAGAAAAGTGGAAGGTACCGGGACAAAGATTCTTGATACACGAAAGACAACGCCATTGTTCAGGGCTGCGGAAAAACGTGCTGTGCAGATTGGAGGCGGCTATAATCACCGCTTTGGCTTATTCGATATGATTTTGATAAAGGATAATCATATAGATTTTGCCGGAGGAATTGCGCAGGCGATTCATGCGGTGGTAAAATATCAGCATGCAAAACAGCTAAACCTGAAATTGGAAATTGAAGCAAGGTCATTGAAAGATGTGGAGGTGATCCTTGCAACAGGGCATGTCGATCGCATCATGCTCGATAATTTTACGCTGGATGATACTGCACGTGCCGTGGCAATGATTAACCACAAAACAGAAACAGAAGCATCCGGAGGTGTGACGCTGCAAAGTGTTCGTGATATTGCTTCCACCGGTGTCGACTATATTTCGGTAGGCGCGTTAACCCATTCCTATCGCAGCCTCGACCTCAGTTTGAAAGCCAAAATATATTAG